One genomic window of Vibrio mangrovi includes the following:
- a CDS encoding heme lyase CcmF/NrfE family subunit: MIAELGHFSLILALVLSVLLGVVPLVGATYQQNRLMSMARPLTFGLFFFLVCAFSSLLWAFYSNDFTLTYVAANSNSQLPWYYRLTAVWGAHEGSLLLWVLIQSGWSVAVALLSRGMPMASIARVLAVMGMISIGFILFILLTSNPFLRTLPYFPVDGRDLNPLLQDPGLIVHPPMLYMGYVGFSVAFAFAIASLMAGRLDTAWARWSRPWTIAAWLFLTLGIILGSWWAYYELGWGGWWFWDPVENASFMPWLAGTALLHSLIVTEKRGTFKAWTVLLAISAFSLSLLGTFLVRSGVLVSVHAFASDPARGLFILGFLIIVIGGSLLLFALRGASIRVRGRFSLISRESALLSNNIFLMAALSVVLLGTLLPLVHKQLGLGSVSIGAPFFNTVFTWLMLPFAFFMGVGPLIRWKRDQLSSFYRPIVICGIAALAGGFVSVWLFAGELSLLPILGWVIVLWIVLLHLVESFQRATYRHTFWTGLRRLPKSHWSMFLAHIGLAVTILGITMTQNFSIEKDVRLAPGEHYRVGTYDFHFDQVQSHHGPNYQAYVADFIVTSQGQHVGTLHAEKRFYPTARSMMTEAAIDWGLSRDLYVALGEQLDSGAWAVRVYYKPFIRWIWLGGLLMVFGGLIAISDKRYRFRQVVTHSGEA; the protein is encoded by the coding sequence ATGATAGCAGAGCTCGGGCACTTCTCGCTTATTCTGGCATTGGTTTTATCTGTTTTGCTGGGAGTGGTTCCTCTGGTTGGAGCAACATATCAGCAAAACAGGTTGATGAGCATGGCAAGACCACTCACCTTCGGGCTGTTTTTTTTTCTGGTCTGTGCTTTTTCATCGTTACTCTGGGCATTTTACAGTAACGACTTTACGCTGACCTATGTTGCTGCCAATTCAAACAGTCAGCTTCCCTGGTATTATCGTCTGACCGCAGTTTGGGGGGCGCACGAAGGATCACTGCTGCTGTGGGTTCTGATTCAGTCGGGATGGTCTGTTGCTGTGGCACTGCTGAGCCGGGGAATGCCGATGGCTTCAATTGCCCGGGTGCTGGCGGTTATGGGGATGATCAGTATTGGTTTCATTCTGTTTATTCTGCTGACATCGAATCCGTTTTTGCGAACGCTGCCTTATTTTCCGGTGGATGGCCGGGATTTGAATCCGTTATTACAGGATCCCGGACTGATTGTGCATCCTCCGATGCTGTATATGGGATATGTTGGTTTTTCGGTCGCTTTTGCTTTCGCTATTGCCTCTCTGATGGCCGGCAGACTGGATACAGCCTGGGCAAGATGGTCGCGTCCCTGGACGATTGCAGCCTGGCTGTTTCTGACTCTGGGAATCATTCTGGGATCATGGTGGGCTTACTACGAGCTGGGCTGGGGAGGCTGGTGGTTCTGGGATCCGGTAGAAAACGCATCATTTATGCCCTGGCTGGCTGGAACGGCACTCCTGCATTCTCTGATTGTGACTGAAAAACGGGGAACATTTAAAGCGTGGACGGTTCTGCTGGCGATCTCGGCATTTTCTTTGAGTCTGCTGGGAACATTTCTGGTCCGTTCCGGGGTTCTGGTTTCGGTACATGCATTTGCATCGGACCCGGCCAGAGGGTTGTTTATCCTCGGGTTCCTGATTATTGTCATTGGCGGTTCCCTGCTGCTGTTTGCGCTTCGGGGGGCTTCTATCCGGGTTCGGGGACGTTTTTCTCTGATTTCCCGGGAGAGTGCACTGCTGAGTAATAATATTTTTCTGATGGCTGCATTGTCCGTCGTGTTGCTCGGTACTCTGTTACCTTTGGTTCATAAACAACTAGGGTTGGGATCTGTTTCAATTGGTGCGCCGTTTTTCAATACGGTATTTACCTGGCTAATGTTGCCATTTGCTTTCTTTATGGGAGTCGGGCCGCTTATCCGGTGGAAACGTGATCAGCTTTCTTCTTTTTATCGTCCTATCGTGATTTGTGGCATTGCTGCCCTTGCCGGAGGCTTTGTTTCTGTCTGGCTGTTTGCCGGAGAGCTCTCACTGTTACCGATACTTGGTTGGGTAATTGTCTTATGGATTGTGTTATTGCATCTGGTGGAATCATTTCAACGGGCGACCTACAGGCATACTTTTTGGACCGGTCTGCGCAGATTGCCTAAGAGCCACTGGTCCATGTTTCTGGCCCATATCGGTTTAGCGGTGACGATTCTGGGCATTACCATGACCCAGAATTTCAGTATTGAAAAAGATGTTCGTCTGGCTCCGGGAGAGCATTACCGTGTCGGTACTTATGATTTTCATTTCGATCAGGTTCAGTCTCATCACGGCCCGAATTATCAGGCTTATGTTGCCGATTTCATTGTGACTTCACAAGGGCAGCATGTTGGTACTCTGCATGCAGAAAAACGCTTCTACCCGACAGCCCGTTCGATGATGACTGAAGCAGCTATCGACTGGGGACTCAGCCGGGATCTGTATGTTGCTCTGGGTGAACAACTGGACTCCGGAGCCTGGGCTGTCCGGGTTTATTATAAGCCATTCATTCGCTGGATCTGGCTGGGAGGATTACTGATGGTTTTTGGTGGGTTAATTGCGATCAGTGATAAGCGATATCGCTTCCGTCAGGTTGTTACACATTCAGGGGAGGCATAA
- a CDS encoding DsbE family thiol:disulfide interchange protein — translation MSKRVIFLPLIAFMLLATILVIQLVRNAEGDDPTKLESVLIGHPVPSFRLEDLAEPGKLYDQSIFKGEPLLLNVWATWCPTCYAEHQFLNQLSKQGVKIIGLNYKDQREKAIQWLQDLGNPYLVSLFDGDGMLGLDLGVYGAPETFLIDAQGVIRYRHVGDVNAGNWQQVLLPRYQQLFTGEEQP, via the coding sequence ATGTCTAAACGAGTTATTTTTCTACCTTTGATTGCATTTATGTTACTGGCGACGATTCTGGTGATTCAACTGGTCAGAAACGCTGAAGGCGATGATCCGACAAAACTGGAATCGGTTTTGATCGGTCATCCTGTTCCCTCATTCAGACTGGAAGATCTGGCAGAACCGGGCAAATTGTATGATCAGTCAATTTTTAAAGGTGAGCCGTTGCTGCTGAATGTATGGGCAACCTGGTGCCCGACTTGCTATGCCGAACATCAATTTCTGAATCAGTTATCAAAGCAAGGGGTCAAAATCATCGGCCTGAATTACAAAGATCAGCGGGAGAAAGCCATTCAGTGGTTACAGGATTTAGGAAATCCGTATCTGGTGAGTCTGTTTGATGGAGATGGTATGTTGGGGCTGGATCTGGGAGTTTATGGAGCACCGGAAACTTTCCTGATCGATGCTCAGGGGGTGATCCGTTATCGGCATGTCGGTGATGTGAATGCTGGAAACTGGCAACAGGTGCTATTACCGCGCTATCAGCAGCTTTTCACAGGAGAAGAACAGCCGTGA
- a CDS encoding cytochrome c-type biogenesis protein gives MLVLFLMLGLSLLTTGTSAVAAIDVYDFHNEQQEKQFQALTHTLRCPKCQNNSIADSNAALAQDLRQKVYDMTMAGKSQQEIIDYMTARYGNFVTYNPPFTWSTAILWLAPLMIILTGLVFMFRRTRRLHRGSVQTEDGWGEEQESRLQALLTDDEQEEDKQ, from the coding sequence ATGCTTGTATTATTCCTGATGTTGGGACTATCTTTACTGACGACAGGAACATCGGCGGTAGCTGCAATTGATGTCTACGATTTTCACAATGAACAGCAAGAGAAGCAGTTTCAGGCGCTGACTCATACACTTCGTTGTCCGAAGTGTCAGAACAATTCTATTGCGGATTCTAATGCAGCACTGGCTCAGGATTTAAGACAGAAAGTTTATGACATGACGATGGCCGGGAAAAGCCAGCAGGAGATCATCGATTACATGACTGCCCGGTATGGTAATTTTGTCACTTATAACCCACCCTTTACCTGGTCTACTGCAATACTGTGGTTAGCACCGTTGATGATTATTCTGACCGGACTCGTATTTATGTTCAGGCGTACGCGTCGATTACACCGAGGTTCTGTTCAGACTGAAGATGGATGGGGAGAAGAACAGGAGTCCCGTTTGCAGGCGTTACTGACAGATGATGAGCAGGAGGAAGACAAGCAATGA
- the ccmI gene encoding c-type cytochrome biogenesis protein CcmI, with protein sequence MILFWIWTSVLVIIALCFAVLPLFRRTSDEGAKKRDKLNKAFYLDRVAEIRQETETGLVADEQPLMTELKQSLLDDVPTDGTVLQRSQPVKRGVVAGLILLVVFASYGLYLTLGNYRQLGHWQQVARQLPELSKKLMQPGGNPLTSQEIQDLSLALRTRLSQTPNDATGWLFLGKIALASEDATTAIGAMVKARLLAPDDQEIMVGYAQAMMMAGDEQQQSQGASLLQSLVDQGSSDIRIYSLLAFHAYEQQDFAKAIHLWQIMQSLLGPEDHRYLMLAKSIASAQDKMKSAQEVSAGAISVGISLSPELRNLPRQGVVIVSVHTQEGRTMPFAAARFPLRSFPMHVRLDSQNVLISGKKLEELTSFIVKVRIDLDGNVTTQTGDFYGQTQMLNRDKTIEVVIDKQY encoded by the coding sequence ATGATACTGTTCTGGATTTGGACATCTGTCCTGGTCATCATCGCATTATGCTTTGCTGTTCTGCCCCTGTTCCGCCGAACATCTGATGAAGGGGCGAAAAAGCGGGATAAACTGAATAAAGCTTTTTATCTGGATCGGGTTGCCGAAATCAGGCAGGAGACGGAAACAGGTCTGGTTGCCGACGAACAACCGTTAATGACAGAGCTTAAGCAGTCGCTTCTGGATGATGTTCCAACCGATGGTACTGTATTGCAGAGAAGTCAGCCAGTAAAGCGGGGTGTCGTTGCCGGTCTTATTCTGCTGGTGGTATTTGCCAGTTACGGACTCTATCTTACTTTAGGAAATTATCGTCAGTTAGGACACTGGCAGCAGGTTGCCCGGCAACTTCCGGAATTGTCGAAAAAGCTCATGCAGCCGGGAGGAAATCCTCTGACGTCTCAGGAGATTCAGGATCTCTCACTGGCTCTCCGGACCCGGTTGAGCCAGACTCCGAATGATGCGACTGGCTGGCTGTTTTTAGGAAAAATTGCGCTGGCAAGTGAGGATGCAACGACAGCGATAGGGGCAATGGTGAAAGCAAGGCTGTTAGCTCCGGATGATCAGGAGATCATGGTTGGTTATGCTCAGGCAATGATGATGGCCGGAGATGAACAACAGCAATCGCAGGGCGCATCTCTATTGCAGTCTTTGGTTGATCAGGGAAGCTCCGATATTCGGATCTATTCATTGTTGGCATTTCATGCTTACGAGCAGCAGGATTTTGCCAAAGCGATTCATTTGTGGCAGATCATGCAATCGCTTCTGGGGCCGGAAGATCACCGTTATCTGATGTTGGCCAAAAGTATTGCCAGTGCTCAGGATAAAATGAAGTCAGCTCAGGAAGTATCGGCCGGGGCGATATCCGTCGGGATCTCCTTATCACCTGAACTCAGAAACCTGCCCCGGCAAGGTGTGGTTATAGTTTCGGTTCATACTCAGGAAGGACGGACCATGCCTTTTGCCGCAGCCCGTTTTCCATTGCGCTCTTTTCCGATGCATGTGAGATTAGACAGTCAAAATGTGTTAATCTCCGGGAAGAAGCTGGAGGAACTGACCTCCTTTATCGTCAAGGTCCGTATTGATTTGGATGGTAATGTGACGACACAAACGGGTGACTTTTACGGACAAACTCAGATGCTGAACCGGGACAAGACGATTGAAGTTGTTATTGATAAACAATATTAA
- a CDS encoding MlaA family lipoprotein: MNYRIKRLCFGFLMLVLVGCSSTPGENADEQDLSSTNSSVNDPFEGVNRSFWSLNYDYLDPYVIKPVSLAYVDHVPSPIRRAIANFFSNLDEPASMVNNLIMGNGHKALDHFNRFWMNSTFGLFGLIDIASEAGITKEGHKGFGDALGHYGVGNGPYLMVPAAGPYTPRAATNLVDEAYAPLSYLNIWGSVSKFIFEGMETRASLASQESMLENSPDPYALARDIYLQHQDFKAEIEEKDAYDPDQEALFDEYLNE; this comes from the coding sequence ATGAATTACCGTATCAAGCGGCTGTGTTTTGGCTTTCTTATGCTGGTATTGGTTGGATGTAGCAGCACACCGGGAGAGAATGCTGATGAGCAGGACCTTTCCAGTACAAACTCATCGGTAAATGACCCGTTTGAAGGGGTAAACCGTAGTTTCTGGTCTCTGAATTACGATTATCTTGATCCTTATGTAATAAAACCGGTTTCTCTGGCTTATGTCGATCATGTTCCGAGTCCTATTCGCCGGGCAATTGCAAACTTCTTTTCTAATCTGGATGAACCAGCCAGTATGGTGAATAACCTGATCATGGGGAATGGCCATAAAGCTTTGGATCACTTTAACCGTTTCTGGATGAACAGTACTTTTGGTCTGTTCGGATTAATTGATATTGCATCTGAAGCTGGCATCACGAAAGAAGGTCATAAAGGTTTTGGCGATGCGCTGGGGCACTATGGCGTCGGTAATGGTCCATATCTGATGGTTCCGGCTGCTGGTCCATATACACCCAGAGCCGCGACTAACCTTGTCGATGAAGCTTATGCACCTCTCTCTTACCTGAATATCTGGGGAAGCGTATCGAAATTTATTTTTGAGGGAATGGAAACCCGTGCTTCTCTGGCCAGTCAGGAATCGATGCTGGAAAATTCTCCTGATCCTTATGCACTGGCCCGGGATATCTACTTACAGCATCAGGATTTCAAGGCTGAAATTGAAGAAAAAGATGCCTACGATCCTGATCAGGAAGCGCTGTTTGACGAATACCTGAACGAGTGA
- a CDS encoding SDR family oxidoreductase: protein MHIKDSIVLITSAATMLGSALAERFAQLGAKVVLTDTHQQDLLATYARVRELSASTSYFFLQDYSPDSIEALLDFVVQKYQEGPDVLVNNWPNTPLPSVTDDHPLEQFTHNLTIMASTIFSFGQMSAEQMRRDKKEGVIVNIISNTDKDTVKGFENSASMVTGFTQSWAKELTPFNIRVGAVLPTLEATDEEALPMPVLLDELIRNTEYIVENEYFSGRTMSA from the coding sequence ATGCATATTAAAGATTCAATTGTGTTGATCACTTCAGCAGCAACGATGCTGGGGAGTGCATTAGCTGAGCGATTCGCTCAACTGGGAGCGAAGGTCGTTCTGACCGATACACATCAGCAGGATTTGCTGGCAACCTATGCCAGAGTCCGGGAACTTTCAGCCAGTACCAGCTACTTCTTCCTTCAGGATTACTCACCAGATTCAATTGAGGCATTACTGGATTTCGTCGTACAGAAATATCAGGAAGGCCCGGATGTACTGGTCAACAACTGGCCCAATACCCCACTGCCTTCAGTCACCGATGATCATCCTCTGGAACAATTTACTCATAATCTGACAATTATGGCTTCCACGATATTTTCATTCGGTCAGATGAGTGCCGAGCAAATGCGGCGTGATAAAAAGGAAGGTGTCATCGTCAATATCATTTCAAACACAGATAAAGACACTGTCAAAGGATTTGAGAACTCAGCATCGATGGTCACCGGATTTACCCAGAGCTGGGCAAAAGAACTGACGCCATTCAATATTCGGGTAGGTGCGGTGCTCCCGACGTTAGAAGCAACTGACGAAGAAGCACTGCCGATGCCGGTGCTGTTAGATGAACTTATCAGAAATACAGAATATATCGTAGAAAACGAATACTTCAGCGGAAGAACAATGTCGGCCTGA
- a CDS encoding VC2046/SO_2500 family protein yields MMLQQTTEILHTQDKANLINELQCGQSVNQAISQNRRADFALLVAMLSGDTRETTATEVIDTVKHTDSELRKHFDIASPQPLRSDQESYAYGAQVALQFHQGGMRSAKLQHYLRPDALSYFPEHTYELEESVYHNLSGHQRRHLEEKESTQSLTYELYNQLVTNRRLSQIQAQV; encoded by the coding sequence ATGATGCTACAGCAAACCACCGAAATCCTGCACACGCAGGATAAAGCAAACCTGATCAACGAACTGCAATGCGGGCAGAGCGTCAATCAGGCTATTTCACAAAATCGCCGGGCCGATTTTGCGTTGCTGGTTGCCATGCTCTCCGGTGACACACGGGAAACAACCGCCACAGAAGTTATTGATACGGTTAAGCATACGGACAGTGAGCTACGCAAGCATTTTGACATCGCATCCCCACAACCTTTACGTTCCGATCAGGAAAGCTACGCGTACGGCGCTCAGGTTGCTTTACAATTCCACCAGGGAGGAATGCGTTCGGCAAAACTCCAACACTACCTGCGTCCTGATGCTCTGTCTTATTTCCCGGAACATACCTATGAACTGGAAGAATCGGTTTATCACAATCTCTCCGGACATCAACGCCGCCATCTGGAAGAGAAAGAATCCACTCAATCTTTAACTTATGAGCTTTATAATCAGTTAGTTACCAACCGGAGACTGTCCCAGATTCAGGCTCAGGTCTAA
- a CDS encoding DUF4260 domain-containing protein — translation MAYVSGNLRAVLRLEGLGILLLSLMAFHKFSPDWAMFAWLFWIPDLALLGYLVNARTGAVAYNITHSTIGAASLMGIGLVGEINLALSVSFVWFAHIGFDRALGYGLKYSRGFRETHLGKIGRSTDTA, via the coding sequence ATGGCATATGTCTCAGGGAATTTGAGAGCCGTTTTGCGACTGGAAGGACTAGGAATTCTACTGCTATCACTCATGGCATTTCACAAGTTTAGTCCGGACTGGGCAATGTTTGCATGGCTGTTCTGGATTCCGGATTTAGCATTGCTGGGGTATCTGGTCAATGCACGAACCGGAGCTGTTGCCTATAATATCACCCACTCAACTATCGGGGCTGCATCACTGATGGGAATCGGACTCGTCGGTGAAATAAATCTGGCGCTTTCCGTTTCGTTTGTCTGGTTTGCTCATATCGGTTTTGATCGGGCATTAGGGTACGGACTAAAGTACAGTCGTGGATTTCGGGAGACACACCTTGGAAAAATAGGTCGTTCGACTGACACGGCATAA
- the sodB gene encoding superoxide dismutase [Fe]: MSFELPALPYAKDALEPHISAETLDYHHGKHHNTYVVKLNGLIPGTEFENKSLEEIIKTSSGGIFNNAAQIWNHTFYWHCLSPNGGGEPTGAVADAINQAFGSFADFKAKFTDSAINNFGSSWTWLVKKADGSLDIVNTSNAATPLTEAGVTPLLTVDLWEHAYYIDYRNLRPDYMNGFWALVNWNFVAENLAK, encoded by the coding sequence ATGTCATTTGAACTTCCCGCTCTTCCTTATGCAAAAGATGCACTGGAACCTCATATTTCAGCAGAAACACTGGATTATCATCACGGCAAACACCACAACACATACGTGGTAAAACTCAATGGCCTGATCCCAGGAACTGAATTCGAAAACAAATCTCTTGAAGAAATCATCAAAACTTCATCTGGCGGCATCTTCAACAACGCAGCCCAGATTTGGAACCACACATTCTACTGGCACTGCCTGTCACCAAACGGTGGCGGTGAACCAACAGGTGCAGTCGCTGATGCAATCAATCAGGCGTTCGGTTCTTTCGCAGACTTCAAAGCGAAATTTACAGATTCTGCAATCAACAACTTCGGTTCTTCATGGACCTGGCTGGTAAAAAAAGCAGATGGTTCTCTGGATATCGTCAATACATCCAATGCTGCAACACCACTGACTGAAGCAGGTGTAACACCATTGCTGACTGTTGATTTGTGGGAACACGCATATTACATCGATTACCGTAACCTGCGTCCTGACTATATGAATGGTTTCTGGGCTTTGGTTAACTGGAACTTCGTTGCTGAAAATCTGGCGAAATAA
- a CDS encoding Grx4 family monothiol glutaredoxin, whose translation METIDKIKKQITENPILLYMKGSPKLPSCGFSSQAAQALMACGEKFAYVDILQNPDIRAELPIYAQWPTFPQLWVEGELVGGCDIILEMFQKGELQPLIKEAAARAEKEE comes from the coding sequence ATGGAAACAATCGATAAAATCAAAAAGCAGATTACTGAAAATCCGATTCTGCTTTATATGAAAGGTTCGCCTAAGCTACCTAGTTGTGGTTTCTCATCTCAGGCAGCACAGGCATTGATGGCTTGTGGAGAAAAATTTGCTTATGTCGATATTCTCCAGAATCCGGATATTCGTGCAGAGTTGCCGATTTATGCACAGTGGCCGACTTTCCCACAGCTATGGGTTGAAGGAGAGCTGGTCGGTGGCTGTGACATTATTCTTGAAATGTTTCAGAAAGGGGAACTGCAACCTCTGATTAAAGAAGCGGCAGCCCGTGCAGAAAAAGAAGAGTAA
- a CDS encoding DNA topoisomerase III translates to MPRLFIAEKPSLGRAIADVLPRPHQKEDGCIRCGNGDIVTWCIGHLLEQVEPEAYDERYKKWRLEDLPIVPQQWQLRPRKSSSRQLSVIKKLLKSSLQIVHAGDPDREGQLLVDEVIEHCRVSQQRRAATERLLISDLNPSAVKRALQQIRQNRDFIPLSVSALARSRADWLYGMNMSRAYTLLGQQSGYQGVLSVGRVQTPVLGLVVRRDETIENFVPRDYFTLHALIPYDTGNHTIDIRARWKPSEACRPWQDDEGRVLHRPLVENVAGRIQGQPATVTDSEQKQTRQAAPLPYSLSALQIDAAKRYGMSAQQVLNLCQGLYEKHKLITYPRSDCRYLPTEHWQEAAVVTAAISGIVPELKPAVDEADLSLKSKAWNDRKVDAHHAIIPTPKSKPAGILSGDEQKIYQLIARQYLIQFYPPACYAESQLVFDIAGGTFIAKGRQMVAPGWKIVTGYRDDESDGIENVPPLDKGTVLTCREGEIGDHKTEPPRPFTEATLLQAMTGIARFVEDKSLKKILRETDGLGTEATRAGIIDTLIKRQLLQREGKQIRSTPAGRGLIHALPAESTYPDMTAHWEHQLQDMAEKNQAYQPFMETLTRQIDDLMQRVKTSPLPDSLRSLPQPAKRSRTRRAPAKRSARKSSAR, encoded by the coding sequence ATGCCTCGTCTGTTTATTGCTGAAAAACCCAGTCTTGGTCGTGCTATCGCCGATGTTCTGCCCCGTCCTCACCAAAAGGAGGACGGGTGTATTCGTTGTGGTAACGGGGATATCGTGACCTGGTGTATCGGACACCTTTTAGAACAGGTAGAGCCGGAAGCTTATGATGAGCGCTATAAAAAGTGGCGGCTGGAAGACTTACCGATCGTACCGCAGCAATGGCAGCTTCGCCCCCGGAAGTCATCTTCACGACAGCTGTCGGTCATTAAGAAACTACTCAAATCTTCTTTACAAATCGTCCATGCAGGAGACCCGGATCGCGAAGGGCAGCTTCTGGTTGATGAAGTTATAGAGCATTGCCGGGTAAGCCAGCAGCGCCGGGCGGCAACGGAGCGTCTTTTAATTAGTGATCTGAACCCGTCTGCGGTAAAGCGGGCATTGCAACAGATCCGGCAAAACCGGGACTTTATTCCGTTATCTGTTTCAGCGCTGGCTCGTTCCCGGGCGGATTGGCTGTATGGCATGAATATGTCCAGAGCTTATACATTATTGGGACAGCAATCCGGTTATCAGGGCGTATTGTCGGTCGGGAGAGTTCAGACTCCTGTGCTGGGATTGGTCGTTCGCAGAGATGAGACGATTGAGAACTTTGTTCCCCGGGATTATTTCACACTCCATGCGTTGATTCCTTATGATACGGGAAATCACACTATTGATATCCGGGCCCGCTGGAAGCCGAGTGAAGCCTGCCGCCCGTGGCAGGATGATGAAGGCCGGGTATTACATCGCCCTCTGGTTGAAAATGTGGCCGGACGTATTCAGGGACAACCTGCGACTGTCACGGACTCGGAGCAAAAGCAGACCCGTCAGGCTGCCCCATTGCCTTATTCTCTGTCTGCTTTACAGATTGATGCTGCGAAACGGTATGGGATGAGTGCCCAACAGGTGCTGAATCTGTGTCAGGGACTTTATGAAAAGCATAAACTGATTACTTACCCTCGTTCTGACTGCCGTTATCTGCCGACAGAACACTGGCAGGAAGCCGCAGTGGTCACTGCTGCAATTTCGGGTATTGTTCCTGAACTGAAACCGGCGGTGGACGAGGCAGATTTATCCCTGAAATCCAAAGCATGGAATGACCGTAAGGTCGATGCTCACCATGCCATTATTCCAACACCGAAATCGAAGCCGGCAGGTATATTATCCGGGGATGAGCAGAAAATTTATCAACTGATTGCCAGACAGTATCTGATCCAGTTTTATCCTCCGGCGTGTTATGCAGAATCACAGTTGGTGTTTGATATTGCCGGAGGAACATTTATTGCCAAAGGCCGGCAGATGGTCGCTCCGGGATGGAAAATCGTGACCGGATATCGTGATGATGAAAGTGATGGGATTGAAAATGTTCCGCCACTGGATAAAGGTACCGTACTGACATGTCGTGAGGGAGAAATTGGTGATCATAAAACCGAGCCGCCCCGTCCGTTTACCGAAGCGACATTACTACAGGCGATGACCGGTATTGCCCGGTTTGTTGAAGATAAATCACTGAAAAAGATTTTGCGGGAAACCGATGGTCTCGGTACGGAAGCTACCCGGGCCGGAATTATCGACACGCTGATCAAGCGTCAGTTGTTGCAGCGGGAAGGGAAGCAGATTCGCAGTACTCCTGCCGGGCGGGGATTGATTCATGCATTGCCGGCTGAATCGACATACCCCGATATGACGGCCCACTGGGAGCATCAGTTGCAGGATATGGCTGAAAAGAATCAGGCTTATCAGCCATTTATGGAAACACTGACCCGGCAGATCGATGATCTGATGCAACGGGTAAAAACCTCTCCGTTACCGGATTCTTTGCGTTCATTACCACAACCAGCCAAACGCTCCCGGACCAGAAGAGCGCCAGCGAAACGTTCGGCAAGAAAGTCATCGGCCCGGTGA